The genomic region GATGCCGTGCTCGGCGCAGAACTCCTCGAGCAGCCCGACCCCGCGGCGGCACAGCACCGCCTTGTTCGACCCGGGCTGGTAGTACAGGCCGGCGTGCACGACGCCGCTGTTGCGCCCGGTCTGGTGCGCGGCGAGGCGGTGCTCCTTCTCGAACAGCGTCACCTCGGTGTCGGGATATCTGCGCAACACCTCGCGGGCGATCGCGGCCCCGAGGATTCCGCCGCCGACAACGGCGAGCCGGTTCGTCATCGAATCGCTGGCCTCTCCGGTCGCGCGGACGGTCCGCACGTCACCGTTCGGTCACGGTACTGCATCTCATTGACGCTGAGCCACGGGGGAATTGGCTTGGCCGACGATTTCGGCGGTACAAGTGGATACAGCGCCTACCAGCGCCGGAACAGAAAGTTGAACGGAGCCATGAAACGCATCTTCGCCTTGGTGATCGGTCTCGCCGTCCTGGTGGCCATCCCGGGGGTGGCCGCTGCCGCACCGACGGCACGGTCGGCGGCCAACCAGCAGGCGATCGACATCGTCATCGCACGCGGGTTGTCGCAGCGCGGTGTCCCGTTCTCCTACGGCGGCGGCGGGCCCAACGGTCCCACCCTGGGCAGCGGCAGCGCCGAGAACGTCGCAGGCCTGGACCGGGAGGGACACATCGTCGGGGCCGATCCCGCGGTCAACAAGGTCGGATTCGACGCGTCGGGGCTGATGGTCTACTCCTACGCCGGCATCGGCGTGAAGCTGCCGCGCTCGTCGGGTGCGCAGTACCAGGTCGGTCAGAAGGTGCTGCCGTCGGAGGCGCTGCCCGGTGACCTGATCTTCTACGGTCCGGAGGGCACCCAGAGCGTCGCGCTGTTCCTCGGCAACGGGCAGATGCTCGAGGCCACCGAACAGGGTGTGGCGGTGTCGCCGGTGCGCACCAACAACATGGCGCCCTACCTGGTGCGCATCGTCAAGTAGGCAGCACCTCGACCGGGTCGCCGACCCGGATCGTGCCCGAGGTGAGCAGCCGCAGCGTCGAACCGGGGCGGCCACGCAGCGCGGCGGCCGCCCCGGGACCGATCCAGTCGTCGAGCAGCCGGCACGGCGCCGACACCCGCACCACCTCCAGCAGTACATCACCGATGCGCACCCGGGTGCCCGGCCTGGTCGGGATCTCCCCGGCGTCCACCGTCACGTTGCGTCGCGTCTGCGCCGGTTCGACGGGGTGGCCGAGTTCCTCGGCCGCCCGCTCCAGCAGCTGCCGGGATTGGATCGTGACGTGACGGTGTCTGGCGCCGTGGTAGCGGTCACCGACCAGACCGACCCCGGCCTCCGCGGTGACCTCCTGAACCGACCGCATCGGCAGCCTGCTGCCGGGCGCGATGTTGAGCGCGACGACCCGCATCGCCAAAGTCTATGTGCGACGCGGCGATCCCTGCTAAGGAGGAGGGATGACCTCCACCGTGCACACCGCTGAGAGCCTCGTCGACCGCGCCCGCGGTCTGCGCGACATCGTCATGGCCGAGGCCGCCGAGTCCGAACGGCTGCGCACGCTGAGTCCGCGGGTGGTGGAGGCGATGTGGGACAGCGGCCTGATGACGGCGTTCAACCCGGCCGTCGCCGGCGGCGCGGAACCGTCGTTCGCGGAGATGATCGAGACCTGGATCGAAATGGCTTGGCAGGACGGGTCGTTCGGGTGGGTGGGGATCGCCAACCTGCCGTCGTCGTTCGCGGCGGCGTGCTACCTGCCCGACACCGGTTTCGCCGAGGTGTTCACCGCGCACGACAACCGCGTCACGATGGGCGGCCAGTTCTTCCCCAACGGGCAGGGTGCCGCGGTGCCGGGCGGCTACCGGCTCACCGGTGCGTGGAACTTCGGGTCGGGTATCGGGCACTCACAGTACGTCGCGGCCGGCTTTTTGCCGATGGACGGCACCGAGATGCGCTGGGCCGGTGAGGGTGTGCCGGATATGCGGGTCGCGATCCTGCCGCGCGAGCAGGTGAGCTTCGACGACGGCTGGTTCGTGCAGGGCCTCAAGGGCACCGGTTCCTACGACTACAGCGTCACCGACGTGTTCGTGCCCGAGGAGCGCACGTTCGCGTTGTTCACCCGCTCACCGCTGCGGGGAACCTCACCGGCGACCCGGATGGGGCTGATGCCGGTCACCGCCGCCGGGCACGCGTCGTGGGCGCTCGGGGTGGCCAAGAGCATGCTCGACGACGTCGAAGAGCTTGCGGCGACGAAGGTCCGGATGAGCGACATGGCCTCGCTGGCCAGCCGGCCCACGTTCCAGAAGGGGCTGGCGCACCACGTCGCGGCCTGGCGGGCGGCGCGGCTGCTGGTGCTCGACGCGTTCGGCGCCGCCGAGGCGCACGTCGCGGCGGGACAGGAGCTCACCCCGATGCTGCGGGCGGACATGCGGGCGGCGGCGGTCTACGCCACCGATGTGTCCCGCCAGTGCGCGGAGTGGGCGCACCTGGTGGCCGGCACCAGCGCTATCCGGGAGGGCAGCCGTCTGGAGCGGGCGTTCCGTGACATGTACACCGGCACCCAGCACGCGTTCATCAGCGAGAAGGTCGCCATCGACGCCGCCTCGATCCGGCTCGGCCTGATCGACGACCAGTTCGGTCTGTGATCAGCCGGTGACGGTGGCCAGCGTGCCGTCGATCACCTTGGTGCGCAACGTCTTCCGGTCGAACTTGCCGCTGGCCAGGGTTGGGATGTCGGCGCTGGTGGCCACCACCCAGCGGGTCGGCACCTTGTACGCCGACAGCTGCTCCCGGGTGCGCGCGGCCAGCGAGGCGACGTCGACACCGTCCCCGGCGGGCACCACCACCGCGCACACCTGCTCCCCGCGGGTGGTGTCGTCGACGCCGATGACCAGGCACTGCGCCACGTCGTCGAAGGACTCGATCACCGCCTCGACCTCCAACGGGGACACATTGGCGCCCGCCGCCTTGATCAGGTCGGTGGTGCGGCCGACGTAGAACAACCGCGGATCACCCGCGCGCCGGTAGACCCGGTCGCCGGTGTGGTACCAGCCGTCGGCGTCGAACACCTCGAAGCGTTCCCGCTTGTTGTACCCCGCCATCACCCCGATGCCGCGGATCAGCAGTTCGCCGACGGCGCCGTCGGGCACGGGGTTGCCGTCCTCGTCGACGATCTTCATCTCGGTGTAGGCGAACCCGCCCGCGGTCTCGGACATCGTGCGGTGCACCGGGAAACCGTCGGGAACGTCGACCATCGCGATGTCGAGCGGACCGTCGCGCAGCATCGGGGCGCTGCGCAGGTCGCGGTCCGGGAAGCTCGGGTGCTCGCGCAGCTTCTGGGTGAAGGCAGGCCAGCCGACCACCCCGGTGGCGCGCTCGGCCTCGATCAGGTCCAGCGCGGTGCCGGGGTCCAGGCGCGGCAGCACGATGATGGTCACGGGTTCGTGCAGCGCTCCGGTGGCCGCCAGCAGCCCGCCGACCCAGAAGAACGGCATCGCACACAGAATCCGCGGCAGCCCTTCGCTTTTCGTGACCGCACGGATCGCGGTCGGCCAGGTCGAGGTCTGCCGGACCAGGGTGCCGTGGGTGTGCATCACGCCCTTGGGGTCGGCGGTGGAGCCCGAGGTGTGCACCACGACCGCGAGGTCGGCCGGGTGCACCTCGGCCTCGGCGGCCGCCAGGACCGCCTCGGGAACACCGTCGTCGTCGGTCCACCGGGTCGCCCACGCCGGGGCGGGACCGTCGGTGAACACGATCCGGCGCAGGTAGGGCGCGGCGGTCAGCGCGAGCGGGCCGTGCTGCTGTCCGGCCAGCTCCGGCCAGGCCGTCTCGAACCGCTCGGCGACGTCGATGCTCAGCACCCGGGTGGGGGCGATCAGGATCGCGATGTCGGCCAGCCGCGCCACCTTGGCGATCTCGGCGGGCGTGTACAGGGTGCTCAGCGGCACCGCCAGCGCGCCGATCCGCGACGCCGCCAGCCACCACACGATCCACTCGACGCTGTTGGGGAAGAACAGTCCGACGCGGGTGCCCTTGCCGACCCCGTGCGCCAGCAGCCAGCGGGCCGCCCGCGCCGAGCGCTGCCGGGCCTGCCGGTAGGTCAGCCGGTCGGCGGGGTCGATGACGTAGGTGTGGTCGCCGTGCTCGGCGGCGGCGCGCTCCAGTAGGGCGGCGACGGTCGGACGTGGTTCAGGCACGCCAGTGATTGTGCCCAACAGATGCTGAGCGACCGCTCAAGACTCGCCCGCCGGCGCCGAAACCACGGTTGTTGACGGTCGTACTCGCGTTTCGCGTCAGAAAGTGAAGTTTCGGCGCCGAGGTTGACCGGATCCGGATGAATACATCGGCGCGGACGGGAATGCCGGGCCCTCGCGCGTGGTTGTCGAAACCATATCGGCCAGTGCCGCTTTCGTGAAACGGCACCGGCGGGGAATGCACGCGTTTGCTGACCAGGATCGAAGAGTAGGTGCACCGTGAGTACGAAACGTATGAAGACGTTGTTGGCGGCCGTCGGCGCCGGTGCGGCGCTGGCGATGATCGGGTTCACCGTCGCGGTCGAACAGCCCACCGGACCGCAGGATCCCGCGGTGGCGCAACCGGAGATCACGACGGGTCAGACCTCGACGGTGACCGGGGCGCCGACGGAACTGGAGACCTCAGTCGCGGTTCCGCCGTTCACCACCGCGCCGTACACGAACACCACCGGCGAAGTGCACTGACGTCAGGCGGGCTGCGAGAGCTTCTTGGCCGCATAGGCTTTGAGCTCGGCCGACAGGGCGTCGGCGTCGAGCAGGCGCGGCAGCAGCGTGGGGTCGGTCATCCGGGCGCGGAACACCAGCGCGATCGTCACGTCGTGGTCGGGTCGGTGTTCGACGGTGATCGGGTCGCCGGGCGCGACGGTGCCGGGTTCCAGGACGCGCAGGTAGGCGCCGGGCTTGCCGGCCGCGGTGAAGGTTTTGATCCAGCCCTTGATCTCGAGGAACGCCGCGAACGTCCGGCACGGGGTCCGGGGTGCGGTCACCTCCAGCAGCGGCCCGTCGGAGCCGACGCGCCAGCGCTCACCGATGCGGCTGTTGCTCACGTCGATTCCCGATGTGGTCAGGTTCTCGCCGAACACGCCGTTGCGCAGCGGGCGGTCCAGGCGGTGCTGCCAGTCGTCGAGGTCCTCGCGGGCGTAGACGTAGACCGCCTGGTCGTCACCGCCGTGCAGCCGGCGGTTGCCGATGTTGTCGCCCACCAGGCCGCTGCCCAGCCCGCCCTTGTTCGGGCCGGGGGCGCGGACGTGCACCGGATGGTCGACGGGGATCTTGTCGATGCCGGTGGAGCGCGGCGGCGCGTCGGGTCTGACGTCGGGATTGTCACGGAGCTCGGCCACGTTCACCGACAACACGTTCGACACCCGGCACAGGGTAGCCGCCGATCTCCGGCGGCGCCGTCCGAAACCTTCACAAGATCTACTACGCGTCGTAGTATCGACGGCACGGCGAGCCACCGGAGGTGTGCGCGTGAAGTGGAGTTTCGCCCAGATCGGGTTGCTGGTCATCTGCGTATTCCACGTGATCCAGGCGGTGATCGGGTTCATCGTCGAACCGAGCTTCGCCGTCGGTCCCGGCGCGCCGACGGCGCAGGTGCTGGGAATGGACTACAACGGCTGGCACGCGGTCGCCGGGCTGGCCCTGTTCGGGCCGGGCCTGGTGTTCGCGACGCGGAAGTCGTGGGCGGTGCTGTACCTGATCGCCGCGGGTGTCGGCGGGGCGCCGCCGGGGGTGTGGGCGTTGTTCTCCCACCAGGTCGCCTACGTCTTCACGTTCCCCAACAACATCACCGACGCGATCGTGCACCTGGTCACCGGTGCGATCATGCTGGCGGTCGCCGCGATTCAGATCCGTCGCGACGGCGGTGTGCGGAACTCACTGGCCGATCTGCGCGGGCGCTGACCGGCCGCGCCCTACTGTCGAGGGGTGCCCAACCGCGAACTCGTCGTGCTCGGGACCGCCAGCCAGGTACCGACACGCCACCGCAACCACAACGGCTACCTGTTGCTGTGGGACGACGAGGGTTTCCTGTTCGATCCGGGGGAGGGCACGCAGCGGCAGATGCTGCTGGCCGGCGTCACCGCCAGCCGGGTGACCCGGCTCTGTGTCACGCACTTTCACGGCGACCACTGTCTCGGGGTGCCCGGCGTCGTGCAGCGGCTGTCCCTTGACGATGCGAAACTTCCTGTGCACGCGTATTTTCCGGCCTCCGGCCGGGAGTACTTCACGCGGCTGCGGCACGCCAGCGTGTTCTACGAGCGCGCCGAGGTGCGCGAGGTCCCGGTCGACGGCGACGGAGCAATCGCCGAGGGCCGCTTCGGCGTGCTGTACGCGCGCCGCCTGGACCATCCGATCGACGCGGTGGGGTATCGGCTCGTGGAGGCCGACCGGCGCCGGTTCGTGCCGGAGCTGCTGGCCCGCCACGGTCTCGGCGGGCCGATCGTGGGGGAGTTGAAGCGCGCCGGCGAGATCACGGTGGGGCAGCGCCGTATCCGGCTGGCCGACGTCACGGTGGAGCGGACGGGACAGAAGTTCGCCTTCGTCATGGACACCCGGCTCTGCGATGCGGTGTACGAACTCGCCGACGGCGCCGACATGCTGGTGATCGAGGCGACCTTCCTCGACGAGGACGCCGAATTGGCGGACAGATACGGGCATTTGACGGCCTCGCAGGCCGGGAGGGTGGCGGCGCAGTGCCACGTCCGCCGCCTGGTGCTCACCCACTTCTCCCAGCGCTACCCCGACACCCGGCGCCACCGCGACCAGGCGGCCGCACATTTCGGCGGCGACATCCTGGTCGCCGCCGACCTGCAGCGCATCCCCGTGCCGCCGCGCGTCCACCCGGGCGGTGATCCGCCGTGAGCCCGCCGCAGCGCACCCCGGACGGGCGCTACATCGTCGTCAACGGCAGACGCTGGCGCGCCACCGATCCCGCCATCCCCGAACCGCGCCGCGCCGAGCTGACCCGCGTCCTGATGGCGTGGCGGCGGGAGGTGCGCCGCACCAAGGGAACCGCGGCCGAGACCGCGGCGCGGGCAGGGGTGCACGCGGCGAAGGTCGCACTCGGTGAACGCGGCAGCCCGCCGTGGTGGGAGCAGACCGACGAGCAGCGACGGCAGCGCTGGGAGGCCGACGTGCCCGCGCCCTGACCTGGCTCCTTACGTCAGCAGATCCTCGTAGCGGTACTCCCCGTCCAGCCGGGTGCGCGCCGCGTGCGCCTCCTCCTCACGCTTACGCAGCTCGACACGACGGATCTTGCCGGAGATCGTCTTCGGCAGATCGTGGAACTCGACGCGACGCACCTTCAGGTAGGGCGCCAGGTGGTCGCGTGCGTACTGCATGATCTGCCGCGCCGTTTCCGCGTCGGCGGTCCACCCCTCAGCCAGGGCGATGTACGCCTTGGGGACCGCTAACCGGGTGTCGTCGGGCTGCGGCACCACTGCCGCCTCGACGACGGCGGGATGCTCGA from Mycolicibacterium phlei harbors:
- the ripD gene encoding NlpC/P60 family peptidoglycan-binding protein RipD, yielding MKRIFALVIGLAVLVAIPGVAAAAPTARSAANQQAIDIVIARGLSQRGVPFSYGGGGPNGPTLGSGSAENVAGLDREGHIVGADPAVNKVGFDASGLMVYSYAGIGVKLPRSSGAQYQVGQKVLPSEALPGDLIFYGPEGTQSVALFLGNGQMLEATEQGVAVSPVRTNNMAPYLVRIVK
- a CDS encoding MOSC domain-containing protein; the protein is MRVVALNIAPGSRLPMRSVQEVTAEAGVGLVGDRYHGARHRHVTIQSRQLLERAAEELGHPVEPAQTRRNVTVDAGEIPTRPGTRVRIGDVLLEVVRVSAPCRLLDDWIGPGAAAALRGRPGSTLRLLTSGTIRVGDPVEVLPT
- a CDS encoding acyl-CoA dehydrogenase family protein gives rise to the protein MTSTVHTAESLVDRARGLRDIVMAEAAESERLRTLSPRVVEAMWDSGLMTAFNPAVAGGAEPSFAEMIETWIEMAWQDGSFGWVGIANLPSSFAAACYLPDTGFAEVFTAHDNRVTMGGQFFPNGQGAAVPGGYRLTGAWNFGSGIGHSQYVAAGFLPMDGTEMRWAGEGVPDMRVAILPREQVSFDDGWFVQGLKGTGSYDYSVTDVFVPEERTFALFTRSPLRGTSPATRMGLMPVTAAGHASWALGVAKSMLDDVEELAATKVRMSDMASLASRPTFQKGLAHHVAAWRAARLLVLDAFGAAEAHVAAGQELTPMLRADMRAAAVYATDVSRQCAEWAHLVAGTSAIREGSRLERAFRDMYTGTQHAFISEKVAIDAASIRLGLIDDQFGL
- a CDS encoding class I adenylate-forming enzyme family protein is translated as MPEPRPTVAALLERAAAEHGDHTYVIDPADRLTYRQARQRSARAARWLLAHGVGKGTRVGLFFPNSVEWIVWWLAASRIGALAVPLSTLYTPAEIAKVARLADIAILIAPTRVLSIDVAERFETAWPELAGQQHGPLALTAAPYLRRIVFTDGPAPAWATRWTDDDGVPEAVLAAAEAEVHPADLAVVVHTSGSTADPKGVMHTHGTLVRQTSTWPTAIRAVTKSEGLPRILCAMPFFWVGGLLAATGALHEPVTIIVLPRLDPGTALDLIEAERATGVVGWPAFTQKLREHPSFPDRDLRSAPMLRDGPLDIAMVDVPDGFPVHRTMSETAGGFAYTEMKIVDEDGNPVPDGAVGELLIRGIGVMAGYNKRERFEVFDADGWYHTGDRVYRRAGDPRLFYVGRTTDLIKAAGANVSPLEVEAVIESFDDVAQCLVIGVDDTTRGEQVCAVVVPAGDGVDVASLAARTREQLSAYKVPTRWVVATSADIPTLASGKFDRKTLRTKVIDGTLATVTG
- a CDS encoding MOSC domain-containing protein translates to MSNVLSVNVAELRDNPDVRPDAPPRSTGIDKIPVDHPVHVRAPGPNKGGLGSGLVGDNIGNRRLHGGDDQAVYVYAREDLDDWQHRLDRPLRNGVFGENLTTSGIDVSNSRIGERWRVGSDGPLLEVTAPRTPCRTFAAFLEIKGWIKTFTAAGKPGAYLRVLEPGTVAPGDPITVEHRPDHDVTIALVFRARMTDPTLLPRLLDADALSAELKAYAAKKLSQPA
- a CDS encoding DUF4383 domain-containing protein, whose protein sequence is MKWSFAQIGLLVICVFHVIQAVIGFIVEPSFAVGPGAPTAQVLGMDYNGWHAVAGLALFGPGLVFATRKSWAVLYLIAAGVGGAPPGVWALFSHQVAYVFTFPNNITDAIVHLVTGAIMLAVAAIQIRRDGGVRNSLADLRGR
- a CDS encoding ribonuclease Z; this translates as MPNRELVVLGTASQVPTRHRNHNGYLLLWDDEGFLFDPGEGTQRQMLLAGVTASRVTRLCVTHFHGDHCLGVPGVVQRLSLDDAKLPVHAYFPASGREYFTRLRHASVFYERAEVREVPVDGDGAIAEGRFGVLYARRLDHPIDAVGYRLVEADRRRFVPELLARHGLGGPIVGELKRAGEITVGQRRIRLADVTVERTGQKFAFVMDTRLCDAVYELADGADMLVIEATFLDEDAELADRYGHLTASQAGRVAAQCHVRRLVLTHFSQRYPDTRRHRDQAAAHFGGDILVAADLQRIPVPPRVHPGGDPP